The Syngnathus typhle isolate RoL2023-S1 ecotype Sweden linkage group LG16, RoL_Styp_1.0, whole genome shotgun sequence genome includes a region encoding these proteins:
- the daam2 gene encoding disheveled-associated activator of morphogenesis 2 isoform X2 has translation MPPRKRTRAGLGFLCCFGSSEPPEINLKDSVPLQLLEFSAPMPPAEELHARFSELVDELDLTDKNREAMFALPDEKKWQIYCSKKKEQEDPNKLATSWPDYYIDRINSMAAMQTLFAFDEEEMEMRNKVVEDLKTALRTQPMRFVTRFIELDGLTCLLNFLRSMDYETSESRVHTSVIGCIKALMNNSQGRAHVLAHPQSINTISQSLRSENVKTKVAVLEILGAMCLVPDGHKKVLQAMAHYQKYAAERTRFQTLLNELDRSTGRYRDEVNLKTAIMSFINAVLNAGTGEESLEFRLHLRYEFLMLGIQPVIDKLREHENATLDRHLDFFEMVRNEDDSELAKRFDTTHVDTKSASAMFELIKKKLGYSDAYPHLLSILQHCLQMPYKRGANSMHHWQLLDRILQQIVLQDDQGEDPDLSPLDNFNVKNIIRMLVNENEVRQWRDQAEKFRKEHAELLGKLERKERECETKTQEKEDMMKTLNKMKDKLQREGVELRSAREQVLDLSTRINDCISVGSVSFPPPPPPGAPMAPPPAPTAGAFPPPPPPLPFSCPPPPPPPPPPPPGAPPPPPGAPPIFGIPPPPIPSSFNSASTLRSKSIPQPSHPLKSFNWAKLGEHMINGTIWNDIDDLKAFKILDLKDIEKMFSAYQRQQKDTGSMDDIHVSTRKVKELSVIDGRRAQNCIILLSKLKMSNEEIKRAILEMDEREELAKDMLEQLLKFVPEKSDIDLLEEHKHELERMARADRFLFEMSRIDHYQQRLQALFFKKKFAERLAETKPKVEAILNASKEVIRSKRLTQILEVVLAFGNFMNKGQRGNAFGFKVSSLNKIADTKSSIDRNITMLHYLIMIFEKNYPDTLHIHLDLNTIPEAAKVNLAELEKEVHSIKNGLKALEAELLYQQSRTRERGDKFVPVIGDFITVAGFSFSELEDQLNEAKDKFTKSLKHFGEDEGRMQPDEFFGIFDTFLQSFGEARQDLENMQRRKDEEERRARMEAMLKEQRERERRSKKSGASDEVGGEFDDLVSALRSGEVFDKDLNKFKRNRKRSVNQLTEGGGSGGAGRERAITKVTY, from the exons GACGAGTTGGACTTGACGGATAAGAACAGGGAGGCCATGTTTGCTTTGCCAGATGAGAAGAAATGGCAAATCTACTGCAGTAAAAAGAAG GAACAAGAAGACCCAAACAAGCTGGCCACAAGCTGGCCTGACTACTACATTGACCGAATAAACTCCATGGCTGCT ATGCAGACCCTGTTTGCCTTTGATGAGGAGGAAATGGAAATGAGGAACAAGGTAGTGGAAGATCTGAAGACGGCGCTTCGGACTCAGCCAATGAG GTTTGTGACGCGCTTCATCGAGCTGGACGGCCTCACCTGCCTGCTCAACTTCCTGCGCAGCATGGACTACGAGACCTCGGAGAGCCGCGTGCACACTTCTGTCATCGGGTGCATCAAGGCTCTCATGAACAATTCACAGGGTCGAGCGCACGTGCTGGCTCACCCGCAGAGCATCAACACCATCTCGCAGAGCTTGCGGTCGGAGAACGTGAAAACCAAAGTGGCTGTCCTGGAGATTCTCGGGGCGATGTGCTTGGTACCCGACGGACACAAGAAAGTATTGCAGGCCATGGCGCACTACCAGAAATACGCCGCCGAGAGGACTCGTTTTCAG ACGCTGCTGAATGAGCTGGACAGGAGCACGGGGCGCTACAGGGACGAGGTCAACTTGAAAACCGCTATTATGTCCTTCATCAACGCTGTGCTCAACGCTGGAACTGGAGAG GAAAGCCTGGAGTTCCGCCTCCACCTGAGGTATGAATTCTTGATGTTAGGCATCCAACCAGTCATCGACAAGCTTCGAGAGCACGAAAATGCCACGTTGGATCG GCATCTGGACTTTTTTGAGATGGTACGCAATGAGGACGACTCTGAATTGGCCAAAAGGTTTGACACG ACCCACGTAGACACCAAAAGTGCCAGCGCTATGTTTGAGCTGATTAAAAAGAAGCTGGGCTATTCTGATGCCTACCCGCACCTCCTCTCCATCCTTCAGCACTGCCTACAGATGCCAT ATAAGCGCGGCGCCAACAGCATGCATCACTGGCAGCTTCTCGATAGGATCCTCCAGCAGATTGTCCTGCAGGACGACCAAGGGGAGGACCCTGACCTTTCACCTCTGGATAACTTCAATGTTAAAAACATCATTCGCAT GCTGGTCAACGAGAACGAGGTGAGACAGTGGAGAGACCAGGCCGAGAAGTTCCGAAAAG AACATGCCGAGCTGCTCGGCAAACTGGAGAGGAAGGAGCGAGAGTGCGAGACTAAGACCCAGGAAAAAGAGGACATGATGAAGACTCTGAACAAGATGAAGGATAAACTCCAGCGCGAGGGTGTTGAGCTGCGCTCAGCCAGGGAACAAGTCCTGGATCTATCAACACGCATCAATGACTGCATCTCG GTGGGCAGTGTGTCTTtcccaccaccacctccaccagGAGCTCCCATGGCTCCACCTCCAGCCCCCACGGCAGGTGCCTTccctccaccacctcctccgCTGCCCTTCAGCTGCCCACCtccgcccccgccgccgccaccacctccACCTGGCGCCCCACCTCCTCCGCCAGGAGCTCCTCCCATTTTTGGAATCCCGCCTCCCCCCATTCCCTCTTCTTTCAATTCGGCAAGCACGCTGCGCTCCAAGTCCATCCCTCAGCCCTCGCATCCGCTGAAATCGTTTAACTGGGCTAAACTCGGAGAG CATATGATCAATGGCACCATCTGGAATGATATTGACGACCTGAAAGCTTTCAAGATCCTTGACCTGAAGGACATCGAGAAGATGTTTTCTGCCTATCAGAGACAGCAG AAGGACACCGGCTCGATGGACGACATCCATGTCAGCACGCGGAAAGTCAAAGAGCTGTCAGTCATCGACGGCCGACGAGCCCAGAACTGTATCATCCTCCTTTCAAA ATTAAAAATGAGCAATGAAGAGATCAAGAGGGCAATCCTAGAGATGGATGAGCGAGAAGAGTTGGCCAAGGATATGCTGGAGCAG TTGCTGAAGTTTGTCCCGGAGAAAAGTGACATTGACCTCCTGGAGGAGCACAAACATGAGCTGGAGCGCATGGCCCGAGCAGATCGCTTCCTCTTTGAAATGAGCAG AATCGACCACTACCAGCAGAGACTGCAGGCTCTATTCTTTAAGAAGAAATTTGCAGAGCGCCTCGCTGAAACCAAGCCAAAGGTGGAAG CCATTCTGAACGCTTCCAAGGAGGTGATCCGGAGCAAGAGGCTGACGCAGATCCTGGAGGTTGTGCTCGCTTTCGGCAACTTCATGAATAAAGGCCAGCGAGGAAATGCTTTTGGCTTCAAGGTCTCCAGCCTCAATAAGATTGCAGACACTAAGTCCAGCATAGACAG GAACATCACCATGTTGCACTACCTGATCATGATCTTTGAAAAAAACTACCCTGACACGCTCCACATCCATCTGGACCTCAACACCATACCAGAAGCTGCCAAAGTCAA TTTGGCAGAGTTGGAAAAAGAGGTGCACAGTATCAAAAATGGACTGAAGGCTCTTGAAGCG GAGCTGCTCTACCAGCAGAGCAGGACGAGGGAACGCGGAGATAAGTTTGTGCCCGTGATTGGTGACTTCATCACCGTGGCTGGCTTCAGCTTCTCTGAACTGGAGGATCAGTTGAACGAGGCCAAGGACAAG TTCACCAAATCTCTGAAGCACTTTGGGGAGGACGAAGGGAGGATGCAACCAGACGAGTTCTTTGGCATTTTCGACACCTTCTTGCAGTCGTTCGGCGAGGCCCGCCAGGACTTGGAAAACATGCAGAGACGCAAGGACGAGGAGGAGAGGCGGGCGCGCATGGAGGCCATG CTCAAGGAGCAGCGGGAACGAGAGCGGCGGTCCAAGAAGAGCGGAGCTTCAGACGAGGTCGGAGGGGAATTTGACGACCTGGTGTCGGCCCTGCGTTCGGGCGAGGTTTTTGACAAGGACCTGAACAAATTCAAGCGCAACCGCAAGCGCTCCGTCAACCAGCTGACGGAGGGCGGAGGCAGCGGCGGCGCCGGGCGAGAACGAGCCATCACAAAAGTCACCTACTAG
- the daam2 gene encoding disheveled-associated activator of morphogenesis 2 isoform X1, giving the protein MPPRKRTRAGLGFLCCFGSSEPPEINLKDSVPLQLLEFSAPMPPAEELHARFSELVDELDLTDKNREAMFALPDEKKWQIYCSKKKEQEDPNKLATSWPDYYIDRINSMAAMQTLFAFDEEEMEMRNKVVEDLKTALRTQPMRFVTRFIELDGLTCLLNFLRSMDYETSESRVHTSVIGCIKALMNNSQGRAHVLAHPQSINTISQSLRSENVKTKVAVLEILGAMCLVPDGHKKVLQAMAHYQKYAAERTRFQTLLNELDRSTGRYRDEVNLKTAIMSFINAVLNAGTGEESLEFRLHLRYEFLMLGIQPVIDKLREHENATLDRHLDFFEMVRNEDDSELAKRFDTTHVDTKSASAMFELIKKKLGYSDAYPHLLSILQHCLQMPYKRGANSMHHWQLLDRILQQIVLQDDQGEDPDLSPLDNFNVKNIIRMLVNENEVRQWRDQAEKFRKEHAELLGKLERKERECETKTQEKEDMMKTLNKMKDKLQREGVELRSAREQVLDLSTRINDCISVGSVSFPPPPPPGAPMAPPPAPTAGAFPPPPPPLPFSCPPPPPPPPPPPPGAPPPPPGAPPIFGIPPPPIPSSFNSASTLRSKSIPQPSHPLKSFNWAKLGEHMINGTIWNDIDDLKAFKILDLKDIEKMFSAYQRQQDLLTNQSFKQKDTGSMDDIHVSTRKVKELSVIDGRRAQNCIILLSKLKMSNEEIKRAILEMDEREELAKDMLEQLLKFVPEKSDIDLLEEHKHELERMARADRFLFEMSRIDHYQQRLQALFFKKKFAERLAETKPKVEAILNASKEVIRSKRLTQILEVVLAFGNFMNKGQRGNAFGFKVSSLNKIADTKSSIDRNITMLHYLIMIFEKNYPDTLHIHLDLNTIPEAAKVNLAELEKEVHSIKNGLKALEAELLYQQSRTRERGDKFVPVIGDFITVAGFSFSELEDQLNEAKDKFTKSLKHFGEDEGRMQPDEFFGIFDTFLQSFGEARQDLENMQRRKDEEERRARMEAMLKEQRERERRSKKSGASDEVGGEFDDLVSALRSGEVFDKDLNKFKRNRKRSVNQLTEGGGSGGAGRERAITKVTY; this is encoded by the exons GACGAGTTGGACTTGACGGATAAGAACAGGGAGGCCATGTTTGCTTTGCCAGATGAGAAGAAATGGCAAATCTACTGCAGTAAAAAGAAG GAACAAGAAGACCCAAACAAGCTGGCCACAAGCTGGCCTGACTACTACATTGACCGAATAAACTCCATGGCTGCT ATGCAGACCCTGTTTGCCTTTGATGAGGAGGAAATGGAAATGAGGAACAAGGTAGTGGAAGATCTGAAGACGGCGCTTCGGACTCAGCCAATGAG GTTTGTGACGCGCTTCATCGAGCTGGACGGCCTCACCTGCCTGCTCAACTTCCTGCGCAGCATGGACTACGAGACCTCGGAGAGCCGCGTGCACACTTCTGTCATCGGGTGCATCAAGGCTCTCATGAACAATTCACAGGGTCGAGCGCACGTGCTGGCTCACCCGCAGAGCATCAACACCATCTCGCAGAGCTTGCGGTCGGAGAACGTGAAAACCAAAGTGGCTGTCCTGGAGATTCTCGGGGCGATGTGCTTGGTACCCGACGGACACAAGAAAGTATTGCAGGCCATGGCGCACTACCAGAAATACGCCGCCGAGAGGACTCGTTTTCAG ACGCTGCTGAATGAGCTGGACAGGAGCACGGGGCGCTACAGGGACGAGGTCAACTTGAAAACCGCTATTATGTCCTTCATCAACGCTGTGCTCAACGCTGGAACTGGAGAG GAAAGCCTGGAGTTCCGCCTCCACCTGAGGTATGAATTCTTGATGTTAGGCATCCAACCAGTCATCGACAAGCTTCGAGAGCACGAAAATGCCACGTTGGATCG GCATCTGGACTTTTTTGAGATGGTACGCAATGAGGACGACTCTGAATTGGCCAAAAGGTTTGACACG ACCCACGTAGACACCAAAAGTGCCAGCGCTATGTTTGAGCTGATTAAAAAGAAGCTGGGCTATTCTGATGCCTACCCGCACCTCCTCTCCATCCTTCAGCACTGCCTACAGATGCCAT ATAAGCGCGGCGCCAACAGCATGCATCACTGGCAGCTTCTCGATAGGATCCTCCAGCAGATTGTCCTGCAGGACGACCAAGGGGAGGACCCTGACCTTTCACCTCTGGATAACTTCAATGTTAAAAACATCATTCGCAT GCTGGTCAACGAGAACGAGGTGAGACAGTGGAGAGACCAGGCCGAGAAGTTCCGAAAAG AACATGCCGAGCTGCTCGGCAAACTGGAGAGGAAGGAGCGAGAGTGCGAGACTAAGACCCAGGAAAAAGAGGACATGATGAAGACTCTGAACAAGATGAAGGATAAACTCCAGCGCGAGGGTGTTGAGCTGCGCTCAGCCAGGGAACAAGTCCTGGATCTATCAACACGCATCAATGACTGCATCTCG GTGGGCAGTGTGTCTTtcccaccaccacctccaccagGAGCTCCCATGGCTCCACCTCCAGCCCCCACGGCAGGTGCCTTccctccaccacctcctccgCTGCCCTTCAGCTGCCCACCtccgcccccgccgccgccaccacctccACCTGGCGCCCCACCTCCTCCGCCAGGAGCTCCTCCCATTTTTGGAATCCCGCCTCCCCCCATTCCCTCTTCTTTCAATTCGGCAAGCACGCTGCGCTCCAAGTCCATCCCTCAGCCCTCGCATCCGCTGAAATCGTTTAACTGGGCTAAACTCGGAGAG CATATGATCAATGGCACCATCTGGAATGATATTGACGACCTGAAAGCTTTCAAGATCCTTGACCTGAAGGACATCGAGAAGATGTTTTCTGCCTATCAGAGACAGCAG GACCTGCTCACTAACCAATCCTTCAAGCAG AAGGACACCGGCTCGATGGACGACATCCATGTCAGCACGCGGAAAGTCAAAGAGCTGTCAGTCATCGACGGCCGACGAGCCCAGAACTGTATCATCCTCCTTTCAAA ATTAAAAATGAGCAATGAAGAGATCAAGAGGGCAATCCTAGAGATGGATGAGCGAGAAGAGTTGGCCAAGGATATGCTGGAGCAG TTGCTGAAGTTTGTCCCGGAGAAAAGTGACATTGACCTCCTGGAGGAGCACAAACATGAGCTGGAGCGCATGGCCCGAGCAGATCGCTTCCTCTTTGAAATGAGCAG AATCGACCACTACCAGCAGAGACTGCAGGCTCTATTCTTTAAGAAGAAATTTGCAGAGCGCCTCGCTGAAACCAAGCCAAAGGTGGAAG CCATTCTGAACGCTTCCAAGGAGGTGATCCGGAGCAAGAGGCTGACGCAGATCCTGGAGGTTGTGCTCGCTTTCGGCAACTTCATGAATAAAGGCCAGCGAGGAAATGCTTTTGGCTTCAAGGTCTCCAGCCTCAATAAGATTGCAGACACTAAGTCCAGCATAGACAG GAACATCACCATGTTGCACTACCTGATCATGATCTTTGAAAAAAACTACCCTGACACGCTCCACATCCATCTGGACCTCAACACCATACCAGAAGCTGCCAAAGTCAA TTTGGCAGAGTTGGAAAAAGAGGTGCACAGTATCAAAAATGGACTGAAGGCTCTTGAAGCG GAGCTGCTCTACCAGCAGAGCAGGACGAGGGAACGCGGAGATAAGTTTGTGCCCGTGATTGGTGACTTCATCACCGTGGCTGGCTTCAGCTTCTCTGAACTGGAGGATCAGTTGAACGAGGCCAAGGACAAG TTCACCAAATCTCTGAAGCACTTTGGGGAGGACGAAGGGAGGATGCAACCAGACGAGTTCTTTGGCATTTTCGACACCTTCTTGCAGTCGTTCGGCGAGGCCCGCCAGGACTTGGAAAACATGCAGAGACGCAAGGACGAGGAGGAGAGGCGGGCGCGCATGGAGGCCATG CTCAAGGAGCAGCGGGAACGAGAGCGGCGGTCCAAGAAGAGCGGAGCTTCAGACGAGGTCGGAGGGGAATTTGACGACCTGGTGTCGGCCCTGCGTTCGGGCGAGGTTTTTGACAAGGACCTGAACAAATTCAAGCGCAACCGCAAGCGCTCCGTCAACCAGCTGACGGAGGGCGGAGGCAGCGGCGGCGCCGGGCGAGAACGAGCCATCACAAAAGTCACCTACTAG